A region of uncultured Desulfobacter sp. DNA encodes the following proteins:
- the aspA gene encoding aspartate ammonia-lyase, protein MFIEQSIIKLAAKTNGVSEKDLAGFLAQGREQEYKPNEWIFHESTPRQWAGIILEGDVELVRGLHGTSRKLGSMVAGSMISEGAFLGNDSHTTGAFTRTGAKIWQISRENIDAFREAEPDFFYRIVSQIAVGINRRLRMLGNKLFENRKNDNVVTSGFRLEHDSLGAREISDDAYYGVQTQRAMDNFAISGVHLHNFEHMVEALAMVKKAAALANQELGRIDQAKMEAITQACDEILDGKLHDQFTVDMFQGGAGTSTNMNANEVIANRGLEIMGHNKGEYQYLHPNDHVNCSQSTNDAYPTAIKLAVLLSRKNLVLALKELRDALERKGNEFKDVLKMGRTENQDAVPMTLGQEFSAYAVMIDSAISSITQAADAFNDVNMGATAIGTGINSPPGYASLVVEKLTQVSGFQLRKAKNLVEATQNAGIFVHMSANLKLAAVQISKICNDLRWLSSGPRCGLNEINLPPMQPGSSIMPGKVNPVIPELMNQICYQVMGYDTVVSMAAEASELELCMGEPIIAYDLLHGMMILKNGCITLVARCINGIEANRDICRHYVQTSIGLVTALVPVIGYEQSAAIAKEALKTGKSVYHLVLEKKLLTRDELDDMLRPECMTDPRTITGRKDWC, encoded by the coding sequence ATGTTTATAGAACAAAGCATTATAAAGCTGGCCGCAAAAACCAATGGCGTCAGCGAAAAGGATCTTGCCGGTTTTCTTGCCCAGGGCCGGGAGCAGGAGTATAAGCCCAATGAATGGATATTCCATGAATCAACACCCCGGCAATGGGCCGGTATCATCCTTGAAGGGGACGTGGAACTGGTGCGCGGCCTGCATGGCACCTCCCGCAAGCTCGGATCCATGGTTGCAGGATCCATGATCAGCGAGGGCGCTTTTCTGGGAAATGATTCACACACCACCGGCGCCTTTACCCGCACCGGCGCAAAGATCTGGCAGATATCCCGGGAGAACATTGATGCGTTCAGGGAAGCTGAACCGGATTTTTTTTACAGGATCGTTTCCCAGATCGCCGTGGGCATTAACAGGCGCTTGCGCATGCTGGGCAACAAGCTTTTTGAAAACAGGAAAAATGATAATGTGGTCACAAGCGGGTTCCGGCTGGAGCATGATTCCCTGGGCGCCCGGGAAATCTCCGATGATGCCTACTACGGTGTACAGACCCAGCGCGCCATGGATAATTTTGCCATCTCAGGTGTCCATCTCCATAATTTCGAGCATATGGTCGAGGCGCTGGCTATGGTCAAAAAAGCCGCTGCCCTGGCCAACCAAGAACTGGGACGCATTGATCAGGCCAAAATGGAAGCCATAACCCAGGCCTGTGATGAAATTCTGGACGGTAAACTGCACGACCAGTTCACTGTTGACATGTTTCAGGGCGGTGCCGGCACATCCACCAATATGAATGCCAATGAGGTTATTGCCAACCGCGGTCTTGAGATCATGGGCCACAATAAAGGCGAATATCAATATCTGCATCCCAATGACCATGTGAACTGCTCCCAATCCACCAATGACGCGTATCCCACGGCCATTAAACTTGCGGTGCTGCTCTCCAGAAAAAATCTGGTCCTGGCGCTGAAGGAACTGCGCGATGCGCTGGAAAGAAAGGGGAACGAGTTTAAAGACGTGCTGAAGATGGGGCGCACTGAAAATCAGGATGCCGTTCCCATGACCCTTGGACAGGAGTTCAGCGCCTATGCGGTCATGATTGACAGCGCCATCAGTTCCATCACCCAGGCGGCGGATGCATTCAATGATGTGAACATGGGGGCAACAGCCATTGGCACAGGCATAAACAGTCCCCCGGGCTACGCCTCCCTGGTGGTGGAAAAATTGACCCAGGTCAGCGGTTTTCAGTTACGCAAGGCAAAAAATTTGGTGGAGGCCACCCAGAATGCCGGTATTTTTGTTCACATGTCTGCCAATCTTAAACTTGCGGCTGTACAGATTTCAAAGATATGCAATGATCTGCGCTGGCTCTCTTCCGGTCCCCGATGCGGCTTAAATGAAATTAATCTGCCCCCCATGCAGCCCGGATCTTCCATTATGCCGGGAAAGGTGAATCCGGTTATTCCCGAACTGATGAACCAGATCTGCTATCAGGTCATGGGATATGACACAGTTGTCTCCATGGCCGCCGAAGCCAGCGAGCTGGAGCTGTGTATGGGCGAACCAATTATTGCCTATGATCTGCTTCACGGTATGATGATTCTAAAAAACGGCTGCATAACGCTTGTTGCACGCTGCATTAACGGCATTGAAGCCAACCGGGATATCTGCCGTCACTATGTCCAGACCAGCATCGGACTGGTCACCGCACTGGTGCCGGTAATCGGCTATGAACAGTCCGCGGCCATAGCAAAGGAAGCGCTCAAAACAGGCAAGAGTGTGTACCACCTGGTGCTGGAAAAAAAGCTGCTCACCCGGGACGAGCTGGATGACATGCTGCGCCCGGAATGTATGACCGACCCCAGGACCATTACAGGTCGAAAAGACTGGTGCTGA
- a CDS encoding universal stress protein, translating to MNYKLLHIFRNTPFGRETFLQSLHFCKTIHASAVVYIPKTDKFLMYFSNDVVQINLDSSFLAFPETAHEHVIELFDQAGMPPRFYEPKNFTASTLPDISSQFDYMCSPRSISDLSSKIGLGHLGPKVRRMIKQATFPILIASPVFKEWNSVAVFFGGSSNAMHALVLGLKVAIASGFPLKIYTVLEKGSEDVYRDMVRGTEYEDLVDQYVKEWCFYESSEFERMLYEVPHDSLIVLGAYGHGVVKEILLGSKMEHIQSTVTNNLLVTGPNCRITLT from the coding sequence ATGAATTATAAACTGCTTCATATTTTCAGGAATACCCCCTTTGGCAGGGAAACTTTTTTGCAGTCCCTGCATTTTTGTAAAACCATCCACGCCTCGGCCGTTGTGTATATCCCCAAAACAGACAAGTTCCTAATGTATTTTTCCAATGATGTGGTGCAGATCAACCTGGACAGCTCCTTTCTGGCCTTTCCGGAGACAGCCCATGAACATGTGATCGAACTGTTTGATCAGGCAGGGATGCCGCCCCGATTCTATGAGCCCAAAAATTTTACGGCTTCAACTCTGCCGGATATATCCAGTCAGTTCGATTATATGTGCTCTCCGCGTTCTATCTCCGATCTGTCATCTAAAATAGGGCTGGGCCATCTGGGCCCCAAGGTCCGGCGGATGATTAAACAGGCTACCTTTCCCATTCTCATTGCTAGCCCCGTGTTCAAGGAGTGGAACAGTGTAGCCGTATTTTTCGGGGGCTCATCCAATGCCATGCATGCCCTTGTTTTAGGGCTCAAGGTTGCCATTGCCTCGGGCTTTCCTTTAAAAATTTATACTGTTCTTGAAAAAGGCAGTGAGGATGTTTACCGGGATATGGTCCGGGGAACCGAGTATGAAGATCTTGTGGACCAGTATGTCAAAGAGTGGTGTTTTTATGAATCTTCTGAATTTGAGCGTATGCTGTACGAGGTGCCCCATGACTCTCTGATCGTGCTCGGGGCCTATGGACATGGTGTGGTCAAGGAAATTCTTCTGGGAAGCAAAATGGAGCATATTCAGTCAACCGTCACCAATAATCTGCTGGTAACAGGTCCGAACTGCCGTATTACTCTAACCTAG
- a CDS encoding chloride channel protein, translating to MRTLKQIYNIIYAKFFLFDDRLVLMTAGAVVGVFAGIAAVALRLSLATVLEFFQPYRQYAWAFILPGIGALISFVFLDKVMREGAGHGVPEVIYAVSRRGGLLRFRSTYSRLVSSFFTIASGGSAGPEAPVVMSGSAIGSNIAKFLGLNDRQRMTLVGCGTAGAIAAIFHAPVAGLIFSVEIILGEWKFVNIIPITIAAVAGAQISEAIIPKKELFQHHPFSIVPGDILGGIGLALFTAMVSVFFTRMLRKVGTLAKRTPVSPWLKALIGGCAVGSIGIFMPMVLGEGYHPIMEMVGGTFPMAFGLIFAGLFLKILATAITLGWGGSGGIFAPCLLIGSLSGVVFYKAMMFVFPNAAVASEGAYALLGMAGIMAGVMQAPLSSIFLIAEITGGYEAILCLLLVSSISSTLSHIIEPSSFYFKDLIERGEFMRPGTDARILSDLSLNEIIDTNYTTVSENMVFREFINKIKKSDRNHYPVVSDETGNYLGMIRVSNIRRYALDPAFYDMIFLNQIMDTDMVTASFDDDLNDVLEFMETFNVDHIPVVDHHRFAGMISKARILDLYRRELIMQTNIQ from the coding sequence ATGCGCACGCTTAAACAAATTTATAATATTATTTATGCAAAGTTTTTTCTTTTTGATGACCGGCTTGTGCTGATGACGGCCGGTGCCGTTGTCGGTGTTTTTGCAGGCATTGCAGCCGTGGCATTGAGGCTTTCCCTGGCCACGGTCCTTGAATTTTTTCAGCCGTACCGCCAGTATGCCTGGGCTTTTATTCTTCCCGGAATCGGTGCCCTGATTTCCTTTGTATTTCTCGATAAGGTGATGCGGGAAGGTGCCGGACATGGTGTGCCGGAAGTCATATATGCCGTATCCCGAAGGGGAGGGCTTTTACGGTTTCGTTCCACCTACTCCAGGCTTGTATCCAGTTTTTTTACCATTGCCAGCGGCGGATCCGCAGGTCCCGAGGCCCCGGTTGTCATGAGCGGGTCTGCCATCGGATCCAATATCGCCAAATTTTTAGGTCTGAACGACCGGCAGCGTATGACTCTGGTGGGCTGTGGTACGGCAGGTGCCATCGCAGCCATTTTCCATGCTCCTGTGGCCGGTCTTATTTTCAGCGTTGAGATCATTCTCGGGGAGTGGAAGTTTGTCAATATCATTCCCATTACCATTGCAGCGGTGGCCGGAGCCCAGATCAGTGAAGCCATTATCCCCAAAAAAGAGCTTTTCCAGCATCACCCCTTCAGTATTGTTCCCGGTGATATTCTGGGAGGCATCGGACTTGCCCTGTTCACCGCCATGGTATCCGTGTTTTTCACACGAATGCTAAGAAAAGTCGGTACGTTGGCCAAACGCACACCTGTCTCCCCCTGGCTTAAGGCTTTGATCGGCGGCTGCGCTGTGGGCAGCATTGGGATCTTTATGCCCATGGTGCTGGGTGAGGGGTATCATCCCATCATGGAAATGGTGGGCGGCACGTTTCCCATGGCATTCGGGCTCATATTCGCCGGTCTTTTTCTAAAAATATTGGCCACGGCCATAACCCTTGGCTGGGGCGGTTCCGGTGGCATTTTTGCGCCCTGTCTGCTCATCGGCAGTCTTTCCGGGGTGGTGTTTTACAAGGCCATGATGTTTGTTTTCCCCAATGCTGCGGTGGCCTCGGAGGGTGCCTATGCCCTTTTGGGCATGGCCGGTATCATGGCCGGGGTCATGCAGGCCCCGCTGAGCAGTATTTTTCTGATTGCAGAGATTACCGGTGGCTATGAGGCGATTTTGTGTTTACTGCTGGTTTCTTCCATCTCATCAACGTTAAGCCATATTATCGAACCCTCATCCTTTTATTTTAAAGACCTTATTGAGCGCGGCGAGTTCATGCGGCCCGGAACAGATGCAAGAATTTTATCGGATTTAAGCTTAAACGAAATCATAGACACCAACTACACCACTGTGTCCGAAAATATGGTTTTCAGGGAATTTATCAATAAAATCAAGAAATCAGACCGCAACCATTACCCGGTTGTATCCGATGAAACCGGTAATTACCTGGGGATGATCCGGGTTTCAAATATCCGTAGATATGCTCTGGATCCGGCCTTTTATGACATGATTTTTCTGAACCAGATCATGGATACGGATATGGTGACGGCATCCTTTGACGATGATCTCAATGATGTGCTGGAATTTATGGAAACTTTTAATGTTGATCACATCCCGGTGGTGGATCACCACAGATTTGCCGGGATGATTTCCAAGGCACGGATACTTGATCTGTACCGCAGGGAGCTGATCATGCAGACCAATATACAATAA
- a CDS encoding PTS sugar transporter subunit IIA → MEILISELCKSLGVSRTTIERWIRQGKLPVSKTGRTYSFHARDLKNWATKNHISLNLEPRSAQGSDTKVQISLSAALDAGGVYHDIETGPDVPSVIAACVERITAVPDDFKGDLVLQLVKREEALSTGVGGGVAIPHPRTPLGYLEQPMVAACFLKQPVDYHALDNRPVSILFFILFPELKYHLHLLSSLSFCLRNRPFSDFLQTCPEKSELIKKIDALHLAEKM, encoded by the coding sequence ATGGAAATTCTAATATCTGAATTGTGCAAGTCTTTGGGGGTATCCCGTACGACCATAGAGCGCTGGATCCGCCAGGGAAAGTTGCCTGTGTCCAAAACGGGAAGAACCTACAGCTTTCATGCCAGGGATTTGAAAAATTGGGCCACAAAAAACCACATTTCCCTAAACCTGGAGCCCCGTTCCGCCCAGGGATCTGATACAAAAGTCCAGATTTCTTTGTCCGCTGCCCTTGATGCCGGAGGGGTGTATCACGACATTGAAACAGGGCCGGATGTGCCGTCGGTCATTGCCGCATGTGTTGAAAGAATTACGGCGGTACCGGACGATTTTAAAGGCGATCTTGTCCTGCAGCTTGTTAAAAGGGAAGAGGCATTGTCCACAGGAGTTGGGGGCGGCGTTGCCATTCCCCACCCCAGGACCCCCCTGGGATACCTTGAACAACCCATGGTCGCTGCCTGCTTTCTTAAACAACCCGTGGATTATCATGCACTGGACAACCGGCCTGTATCTATTCTGTTTTTTATCCTGTTTCCGGAATTAAAATACCATCTTCACCTGCTCTCTTCTCTTTCTTTTTGTTTGCGGAACAGGCCGTTCAGTGATTTTTTACAAACCTGCCCGGAAAAATCCGAGTTAATCAAAAAAATTGATGCCCTGCATTTAGCCGAAAAGATGTAA